In the Mytilus galloprovincialis chromosome 10, xbMytGall1.hap1.1, whole genome shotgun sequence genome, one interval contains:
- the LOC143047533 gene encoding uncharacterized protein LOC143047533 isoform X1 — MDHTYSVRSVQISPNERTPEAYYQLDQIIVDFMQQQDITGGSLAICFHGNLIYTQGYGLANSGLKALSSSLFRLASISKTITAVSILKLVEDGKLKLDQKIFGQNGILKKYKPSGKGDKRLLKITVRHLLQHSGGWDRDQVGDAVFWKLPKKKNDDPYNDEALIRYMLSRKLQFTPGKRHAYSNLGYLILGKVIEEVTDMPYINYIQEICRPFNVLPGYAKQIDAYSLEVKYFNNRENILEPSVFEGEGSVPAQYGGFKMEGTESYGGLVMSVVELLALFNQIKSDNGPLVSEEFFRLMIEKPSYEFGDQWYGLGIDVQNSGLSWGHTGAMEGTSTNVHCHKSGLSWALFFNTWAKDMDLDGLMKYGLSKILHLPLWTKSLSNNEFVVHSEEQIVYLLLPLDTLQTCIKSFTGYCLSHVDMTEYKGSLCLNAIWKKSTSRHLVFINKNIENIYHLIEDCNLCNAYIYMLESYCYENDIYYIIGIRESHLKVQQEICLNLDAAQHLIRMKKMKNSGFTMRTQSVAGKVDTLFVSSVFDKEKKSNFVSWLQITMENFVFELGKNSSKNLAPAYVNCFSIGGDPFVSAIWIPGEKKQYLQRHDVSIYGFLYELQESVNSQVYLEKVCSYYNDGVLNFLAVWSQ; from the exons ATGGATCATACTTATAGTGTTAGATCAG tGCAGATATCTCCAAACGAACGGACACCTGAAGCCTATTATCAATTAGACCAGATCATTGTAGACTTCATGCAACAACAGGACATTACTGGTGGCTCTCTTGCaatctgtttccatggcaacctcATATACACACAAGGATATGGTCTTGCTAATTCTGGACTAAAAGCACTGTCATCATCATTATTTAGGCTAGCCAGCATCAGCAAGACCATTACAGCAGTGAGCATTCTAAAGTTAGTAGAAGATGGAAAATTGAAACTGGACCAGAAAATATTTGGTCAGAATGGTATTTTGAAGAAATATAAACCATCTGGTAAAGGTGATAAAAGACTCTTGAAAATAACTGTGAGACATTTACTGCAGCATTCTGGGGGATGGGACAGGGACCAAGTTGGAGATGCTGTGTTTTGGAAGTTGCCTAAGAAAAAGAATGATGATCCATACAATGATGAAGCTCTCATTAGATATATGTTGTCCAGGAAATTACAGTTTACACCTG GTAAAAGACATGCATATTCTAATCTTGGTTACTTGATCCTTGGTAAAGTGATAGAAGAGGTGACTGACATGCCATACATAAACTATATCCAAGAAATTTGTAGACCATTCAATGTTCTTCCAGGATATGCTAAACAGATTGATGCTTATTCTTTGGAG gtaaaatattttaacaaccGTGAGAATATATTGGAGCCATCTGTGTTTGAAGGAGAAGGGTCTGTGCCAGCTCAGTATGGAGGATTTAAGATGGAGGGAACTGAATCCTATGGTGGTTTAGTTATGTCAGTTGTTGAACTATTGGCACTCTTTAATCAAATTAAGAG TGACAATGGACCATtagtttcagaagaatttttCAGACTTATGATTGAAAAGCCGAGTTATGAGTTCGGAGACCAGTGGTATGGATTAGGAATTGATGTTCAAAATAGTGGACTAAGTTGGGGTCATACAGGAGCCATGGAAGGGACATCAACAAATGTTCATTGTCATAAATCTGGACTAAGCTGGGCCTTGTTTTTCAATACTTGGGCCAAAGATATGGACCTAGATGGGCTAATGAAGTATGGCCTGTCAAAAATTTTACATCTACCATTATGGACCAAGTCTCTTTCAAATAATGAATTTGTTGTTCATTCAGAGGAgcaaattgtttatttattgttaccATTAGATACCTTACAGACTTGCATAAAATCATTCACAGGTTATTGCTTGTCACATGTGGACATGACTGAATATAAAGGATCACTGTGCCTGAATGCCATCTGGAAAAAATCAACAAGCAGACATCTTGTTTTCatcaacaaaaatatagaaaatatttatCATCTGATTGAAGACTGTAATTTATGTAatgcatatatttatatgttGGAGTCATATTGTTATGAAAATGACATCTATTATATAATTGGAATAAGAGAAAGTCATTTAAAAGTACAGCAAGAGATTTGTTTAAACTTGGATGCTGCTCAACATCTTAtaagaatgaaaaaaatgaaaaatagtggCTTCACAATGAGAACTCAATCAGTTGCAGGGAAAGTTGATACTTTATTTGTTTCATCTGTTTTTGACaaagaaaagaaatcaaattTTGTATCCTGGTTGCAAATAACTATGGAAAACTTTGTTTTTGAACTTGGAAAAAATTCTAGTAAAAACTTAGCTCCTGCGTATGTTAACTGTTTTTCTATTGGTGGAGACCCTTTTGTGTCAGCCATTTGGATTCCTGGAGAGAAAAAGCAATATTTGCAAAGACATGATGTATCCATATATGGATTTTTATATGAACTTCAAGAAAGTGTTAATAGTCAGGTGTATTTAGAAAAAGTATGCAGTTATTATAATGAtggtgttttgaattttcttgcaGTTTGGTCACAATAA
- the LOC143047533 gene encoding uncharacterized protein LOC143047533 isoform X2, producing MQQQDITGGSLAICFHGNLIYTQGYGLANSGLKALSSSLFRLASISKTITAVSILKLVEDGKLKLDQKIFGQNGILKKYKPSGKGDKRLLKITVRHLLQHSGGWDRDQVGDAVFWKLPKKKNDDPYNDEALIRYMLSRKLQFTPGKRHAYSNLGYLILGKVIEEVTDMPYINYIQEICRPFNVLPGYAKQIDAYSLEVKYFNNRENILEPSVFEGEGSVPAQYGGFKMEGTESYGGLVMSVVELLALFNQIKSDNGPLVSEEFFRLMIEKPSYEFGDQWYGLGIDVQNSGLSWGHTGAMEGTSTNVHCHKSGLSWALFFNTWAKDMDLDGLMKYGLSKILHLPLWTKSLSNNEFVVHSEEQIVYLLLPLDTLQTCIKSFTGYCLSHVDMTEYKGSLCLNAIWKKSTSRHLVFINKNIENIYHLIEDCNLCNAYIYMLESYCYENDIYYIIGIRESHLKVQQEICLNLDAAQHLIRMKKMKNSGFTMRTQSVAGKVDTLFVSSVFDKEKKSNFVSWLQITMENFVFELGKNSSKNLAPAYVNCFSIGGDPFVSAIWIPGEKKQYLQRHDVSIYGFLYELQESVNSQVYLEKVCSYYNDGVLNFLAVWSQ from the exons ATGCAACAACAGGACATTACTGGTGGCTCTCTTGCaatctgtttccatggcaacctcATATACACACAAGGATATGGTCTTGCTAATTCTGGACTAAAAGCACTGTCATCATCATTATTTAGGCTAGCCAGCATCAGCAAGACCATTACAGCAGTGAGCATTCTAAAGTTAGTAGAAGATGGAAAATTGAAACTGGACCAGAAAATATTTGGTCAGAATGGTATTTTGAAGAAATATAAACCATCTGGTAAAGGTGATAAAAGACTCTTGAAAATAACTGTGAGACATTTACTGCAGCATTCTGGGGGATGGGACAGGGACCAAGTTGGAGATGCTGTGTTTTGGAAGTTGCCTAAGAAAAAGAATGATGATCCATACAATGATGAAGCTCTCATTAGATATATGTTGTCCAGGAAATTACAGTTTACACCTG GTAAAAGACATGCATATTCTAATCTTGGTTACTTGATCCTTGGTAAAGTGATAGAAGAGGTGACTGACATGCCATACATAAACTATATCCAAGAAATTTGTAGACCATTCAATGTTCTTCCAGGATATGCTAAACAGATTGATGCTTATTCTTTGGAG gtaaaatattttaacaaccGTGAGAATATATTGGAGCCATCTGTGTTTGAAGGAGAAGGGTCTGTGCCAGCTCAGTATGGAGGATTTAAGATGGAGGGAACTGAATCCTATGGTGGTTTAGTTATGTCAGTTGTTGAACTATTGGCACTCTTTAATCAAATTAAGAG TGACAATGGACCATtagtttcagaagaatttttCAGACTTATGATTGAAAAGCCGAGTTATGAGTTCGGAGACCAGTGGTATGGATTAGGAATTGATGTTCAAAATAGTGGACTAAGTTGGGGTCATACAGGAGCCATGGAAGGGACATCAACAAATGTTCATTGTCATAAATCTGGACTAAGCTGGGCCTTGTTTTTCAATACTTGGGCCAAAGATATGGACCTAGATGGGCTAATGAAGTATGGCCTGTCAAAAATTTTACATCTACCATTATGGACCAAGTCTCTTTCAAATAATGAATTTGTTGTTCATTCAGAGGAgcaaattgtttatttattgttaccATTAGATACCTTACAGACTTGCATAAAATCATTCACAGGTTATTGCTTGTCACATGTGGACATGACTGAATATAAAGGATCACTGTGCCTGAATGCCATCTGGAAAAAATCAACAAGCAGACATCTTGTTTTCatcaacaaaaatatagaaaatatttatCATCTGATTGAAGACTGTAATTTATGTAatgcatatatttatatgttGGAGTCATATTGTTATGAAAATGACATCTATTATATAATTGGAATAAGAGAAAGTCATTTAAAAGTACAGCAAGAGATTTGTTTAAACTTGGATGCTGCTCAACATCTTAtaagaatgaaaaaaatgaaaaatagtggCTTCACAATGAGAACTCAATCAGTTGCAGGGAAAGTTGATACTTTATTTGTTTCATCTGTTTTTGACaaagaaaagaaatcaaattTTGTATCCTGGTTGCAAATAACTATGGAAAACTTTGTTTTTGAACTTGGAAAAAATTCTAGTAAAAACTTAGCTCCTGCGTATGTTAACTGTTTTTCTATTGGTGGAGACCCTTTTGTGTCAGCCATTTGGATTCCTGGAGAGAAAAAGCAATATTTGCAAAGACATGATGTATCCATATATGGATTTTTATATGAACTTCAAGAAAGTGTTAATAGTCAGGTGTATTTAGAAAAAGTATGCAGTTATTATAATGAtggtgttttgaattttcttgcaGTTTGGTCACAATAA
- the LOC143047535 gene encoding transmembrane protein 45B-like: MGNFGGHALPGSFFIVFSLWWTVQMFNRYYKSLRRNTRFTSTPTYSCTCLCGRFKDFPIESIGKILLVVVGFSLEIYTGYNFYVHKFTTPGNAQHATMFFFFGMSGVIDFLVYLKAPIPKDLDYVIVLIALSVEALLFHFHLHGRNELNVQVHTLLIYAIILNLIGVILEMKYRHNVLAALSRAYFFLVQGTWFWQIGFVLYNPNPYAEKWKPDDHVEFTFVTMYFTWHCGINFLIMFAIGSCVAFYQKRFHTNREDDICMKRLIHTGTNGETLISMGDSDDSDIEYQKPVVR; this comes from the coding sequence ATGGGAAACTTTGGCGGCCATGCTTTACCAGGATCtttctttattgttttttcaTTATGGTGGACAGTGCAGATGTTTAACAGATATTACAAATCCCTACGCAGAAACACACGATTCACTTCTACTCCTACCTACTCATGTACTTGTCTATGTGGCCGCTTCAAAGATTTTCCCATTGAATCCATAGGCAAAATATTATTAGTTGTTGTTGGATTTTCCTTAGAAATATATACCGGATACAATTTCTATGTTCATAAATTCACCACTCCTGGAAATGCTCAGCATGCtacaatgtttttcttttttggaaTGAGTGGCGTGATAGATTTTCTTGTATATTTAAAAGCACCTATACCTAAAGATTTGGATTATGTTATAGTCCTTATAGCTTTAAGTGTTGAAGCTTTATTATTTCATTTCCATCTTCATGGACGAAATGAACTGAATGTACAAGTACATACGTTACTTATATACGCAATTATCTTAAATTTAATCGGGGTTATTTTAGAAATGAAATATCGTCACAATGTTCTAGCCGCGCTTTCTCGAGCCTATTTCTTTCTTGTTCAAGGGACTTGGTTTTGGCAAATAGGGTTTGTACTGTACAATCCTAACCCATATGCGGAAAAATGGAAACCAGATGATCATGTGGAATTCACTTTTGTGACCATGTACTTCACTTGGCATTGTGGGATCAATTTTTTAATAATGTTCGCAATTGGCAGTTGTGTTGCTTTTTATCAAAAGAGATTTCATACAAACAGAGAAGATGATATCTGTATGAAGAGATTAATTCATACTGGAACCAATGGAGAAACATTAATTTCAATGGGAGACAGTGACGATAGTGATATAGAGTACCAGAAACCAGTTGTCAGATGA